The proteins below come from a single Caenibius sp. WL genomic window:
- a CDS encoding flavin reductase family protein, translated as MQPEEILSEFQSTMRHIAASVYAITTKVEGQRYGIVATAFSSVSFDPPSILICINQDASAHGPLMQADRFCVNVLGLANRDVADCFMSKKGEERFGIGNWEEELDMPVLANAQSSMVCKTMDRHRFGTHTIFIGELLSAHHRENAKPLTYYDRRYIDISAATDHVIL; from the coding sequence ATGCAGCCCGAAGAAATCCTCAGCGAATTCCAGAGCACGATGCGGCACATCGCCGCCTCGGTCTATGCCATCACCACCAAAGTGGAAGGCCAGCGCTACGGCATCGTCGCGACGGCGTTTTCGTCCGTCAGCTTCGATCCGCCCTCGATCCTTATTTGCATCAATCAGGATGCCTCGGCGCACGGGCCTCTGATGCAGGCGGATCGTTTCTGCGTGAACGTCTTGGGTCTGGCTAATCGTGATGTCGCCGATTGCTTCATGAGCAAGAAGGGCGAAGAACGCTTCGGCATCGGCAACTGGGAGGAAGAGCTGGATATGCCGGTTCTTGCCAATGCGCAGTCGAGCATGGTCTGCAAGACGATGGACCGCCACCGGTTCGGCACGCACACGATCTTCATCGGTGAATTGCTCAGCGCCCACCACCGGGAGAACGCCAAGCCGCTGACCTATTACGATCGCCGCTACATCGATATTTCAGCGGCCACCGATCACGTCATTCTCTGA
- the ribB gene encoding 3,4-dihydroxy-2-butanone-4-phosphate synthase — protein MSTSTIDKVRDLVSSGHMSKAALARAAGLHANTLRDCIEPGWNPTTETLSKLERFLSANDDRPVLVPIEEIIDEARNGRMYILVDDEDRENEGDLIIPAQMATPAAINFMATHGRGLICLSMTGQRCEQLGLNSMSPSNGTRHETAFTVSIEAREGVTTGISAGDRARTISVAIDGTKSRDDIVTPGHVFPLRARDGGVLVRAGHTEAAVDISRLAGLNPSGVICEIMKEDGTMARLDDLIGFARLHDLKIGTIRDLIEYRRRNDHLVECISQSPFTSDYGGEWTAKTYRDKVEGAVHVVLQKGHVIPDTPTLVRMHAISIFSDVLGQPGPSKRVLQRAMTEIGREGAGIIVLLMPTDPEQLSREVGGATDPVMDLRSYGIGAQILADLGVHEMILMTNTHRNVVAIDGYGLNIIDQRAVPEG, from the coding sequence ATGAGCACATCGACCATCGACAAAGTCCGTGACCTGGTCTCATCCGGCCATATGTCCAAGGCTGCCCTCGCCCGCGCTGCTGGCCTTCATGCCAACACTCTGCGCGATTGCATCGAACCGGGCTGGAACCCGACGACCGAGACATTGAGCAAGCTGGAACGATTCCTCTCCGCCAATGACGATCGCCCGGTCCTTGTCCCGATCGAGGAAATTATCGACGAAGCACGCAACGGCCGGATGTACATTCTGGTCGACGACGAAGATCGCGAAAACGAAGGCGATCTCATCATTCCGGCACAGATGGCCACCCCCGCTGCGATCAATTTCATGGCCACGCATGGCCGCGGCCTGATCTGCCTGTCGATGACCGGCCAGCGCTGCGAACAACTCGGCCTCAATTCGATGAGCCCGAGCAACGGCACGCGGCATGAAACGGCCTTCACCGTATCGATCGAAGCGCGTGAAGGCGTCACCACCGGCATTTCCGCGGGCGACCGCGCCCGCACCATTTCAGTCGCGATCGACGGCACCAAGAGCCGCGACGACATCGTGACCCCGGGCCATGTTTTCCCGCTTCGCGCCCGCGATGGCGGCGTGCTGGTCCGCGCCGGGCACACCGAAGCGGCTGTCGATATTTCCCGCCTGGCCGGGCTCAATCCTTCCGGAGTGATCTGCGAGATCATGAAGGAAGACGGCACCATGGCGCGGCTTGACGATCTGATCGGGTTTGCCCGCCTGCACGATCTCAAGATCGGCACGATCCGCGATCTGATCGAATATCGCCGCCGCAACGATCATCTGGTCGAATGCATTTCGCAGTCGCCTTTCACATCGGATTACGGCGGTGAATGGACCGCCAAGACCTATCGCGACAAAGTGGAAGGCGCGGTGCATGTCGTGCTGCAGAAAGGGCATGTCATCCCCGACACGCCCACGCTGGTGCGCATGCATGCCATTTCCATCTTCTCCGACGTGCTTGGTCAGCCGGGCCCGTCAAAGCGCGTTCTGCAACGCGCGATGACGGAAATCGGCAGGGAAGGCGCGGGCATCATCGTCCTGCTGATGCCGACCGATCCGGAACAGCTCAGCCGCGAAGTCGGCGGGGCGACCGATCCGGTCATGGATTTGCGCAGCTATGGCATCGGCGCCCAGATTCTTGCCGATCTCGGGGTCCACGAAATGATCCTGATGACCAACACGCATCGCAATGTCGTGGCCATCGATGGCTATGGCCTCAACATCATCGACCAGCGCGCCGTTCCTGAAGGGTAA
- the ccoS gene encoding cbb3-type cytochrome oxidase assembly protein CcoS, translated as MNGLVLLIPVALFLGLAGLAAFFWSLKSGQFEDLDGAANRIFLEDYEEGDSGGNGK; from the coding sequence ATGAACGGTCTGGTTCTTCTCATTCCCGTTGCCCTGTTTCTCGGGCTGGCAGGGCTTGCCGCATTCTTCTGGTCGCTCAAAAGCGGGCAGTTCGAAGATCTCGACGGCGCGGCCAACCGGATCTTTCTGGAAGACTATGAAGAAGGCGATAGCGGGGGCAACGGCAAATGA